Genomic segment of Panicum virgatum strain AP13 chromosome 2K, P.virgatum_v5, whole genome shotgun sequence:
CCCCGCCGCGTacgcgctcgcgctcgcgtcctgcgcgcgcgggagggaccgcgccgcggccgcgcagcTCCACGCGCATGCCGCCAAGCGCGGCGTCCTGGCCTCCCACCGCCGCGTGCGCGGCAGGCTCGTCCACGCCTACGCTGTCTGCGGGATGCTCCCCCACGCGCGCAGGGTGTTCGACGGCGGGACCGACAACGACATGTTCGCCTGGAACTGCCTGCTGCGCGGGTACGCGCGCGAGGGTGGCGACGCCGACGCACTCCACGATTTCTTTGCCAGGATGCCGTCCCGGGACAGCATCTCGTGGAACACAGTCCTTTCATGGTGCGTCGCCAATGGGGAGTATGGCGAGGCAATCGTGGTATTCCGGGAGATGCTGGTGAGCCAGGAGTGCCAGCCTGATAGGGTGACATTAGTGAGCGTTGTCTCAGCAACCGCCTACTTGGGGGCATTTGCTTTGGGGCTCTGGGCACATGCATATGTCATCAGGAAAGGGGTTGAAGTTGACGAGAAATTGAGCTCGGCGTTGATAAACATGTACTCAAAATGCGGGTTTGTTGAGGGTGCAGTTTATGTGTTTGAGAACACTGCAGTAAAGATGAGCTTGGATACTTGGAATGCAATGTTAGTTGGTTTCACAGCCAATGGTTGTAGCGCGAGAGCTCTGGAGCTCTTCACCAGGATGGAGTCAAAAGGACTGGTGCCTAACAAGATTACTTTTAACAGTATAGTGAATGCTTGTAGCCATGGGGGTTTAGTGGATGAAGGTATACGGTATTTCGAGAGAATGTCCAGAGTTTATGGTATTGAGCCTGACATTGCACATTATGGTTGCATGGTGGATCTGTTCTCCCGTGCAGGTTTGTTTGAGAAAGCTGGGGAGATAATTCAGATAATGCCGATGGAGCCAGATGCTTCCATGTTGAAGGCACTATTGGGTGCTTGTAGAACTCACAAGAACTTAGAGCTGGGAAAAAAGGTTGGCCATAGGCTTATTGAGGCTGCCCCAAATGATCATGCAGGGTATGTGTTGCTATCCAACATATATGCACTAGATGGCGACTGGGGAGGAGTGCATAAGGTGAGGAAGCTTATGTTGGATCATGGCGTGCTGAAGATCCCTGGGAGCAGCTCAGTGGAACTTAATGGTGTAATTCATGAATTCATTTCCGGAGATAAAAGCCACTCCAGGAAGAGGGATATATATAAGATGCTAAGTGAGATTTGTCAACAGCTTAAAAATACAGGATATACTCCTGACACTTCACAAGTGCTGCTAGATATTGATGATGAAGATGTGAAAGAGAGCTCACTAGCTCTTCATAGTGAGAAACTTGCGATAGCCTTTGGGCTCATCAGCACTGCTCCTGgcacgcctattcgggtagtaaATAACCTCCGGATCTGCGGAGATTGTCATCATGCCATAAAACTTCTAAGCAAGATT
This window contains:
- the LOC120682089 gene encoding pentatricopeptide repeat-containing protein At5g48910-like isoform X2, with the translated sequence MPPPTVPFFLTSTTLTPTTKKPQPPPPPCDAQAQAAAAASQASAASASYAARMRLNPHLALRLFDHLLRSGADPDPAAYALALASCARGRDRAAAAQLHAHAAKRGVLASHRRVRGRLVHAYAVCGMLPHARRVFDGGTDNDMFAWNCLLRGYAREGGDADALHDFFARMPSRDSISWNTVLSWCVANGEYGEAIVVFREMLVSQECQPDRVTLVSVVSATAYLGAFALGLWAHAYVIRKGVEVDEKLSSALINMYSKCGFVEGAVYVFENTAVKMSLDTWNAMLVGFTANGCSARALELFTRMESKGLVPNKITFNSIVNACSHGGLVDEGIRYFERMSRVYGIEPDIAHYGCMVDLFSRAGLFEKAGEIIQIMPMEPDASMLKALLGACRTHKNLELGKKVGHRLIEAAPNDHAGYVLLSNIYALDGDWGGVHKVRKLMLDHGVLKIPGSSSVELNGVIHEFISGDKSHSRKRDIYKMLSEICQQLKNTGYTPDTSQVLLDIDDEDVKESSLALHSEKLAIAFGLISTAPGTPIRVVNNLRICGDCHHAIKLLSKIYRRSIIVRDANRFHHFREGSCSCGDYW
- the LOC120682089 gene encoding pentatricopeptide repeat-containing protein At5g48910-like isoform X1, translated to MPPPTVPFFLTSTTLTPTTKKPQPPPPPCDAQAQAAAAASQASAASASYAARMRLNPHLALRLFDHLLRSGADPDPAAYALALASCARGRDRAAAAQLHAHAAKRGVLASHRRVRGRLVHAYAVCGMLPHARRVFDGGTDNDMFAWNCLLRGYAREGGDADALHDFFARMPSRDSISWNTVLSWCVANGEYGEAIVVFREMLVSQECQPDRVTLVSVVSATAYLGAFALGLWAHAYVIRKGVEVDEKLSSALINMYSKCGFVEGAVYVFENTAVKMSLDTWNAMLVGFTANGCSARALELFTRMESKGLVPNKITFNSIVNACSHGGLVDEGIRYFERMSRVYGIEPDIAHYGCMVDLFSRAGLFEKAGEIIQIMPMEPDASMLKALLGACRTHKNLELGKKVGHRLIEAAPNDHAGYVLLSNIYALDGDWGGVHKVRKLMLDHGVLKIPGSSSVELNGVIHEFISGDKSHSRKRDIYKMLSEICQQLKNTGYTPDTSQVLLDIDDEDVKESSLALHSEKLAIAFGLISTAPGTPIRVVNNLRICGDCHHAIKLLSKIYRRSIIVRDANRFHHFREGSCSCGDYWVKSSI